The Paenibacillus sophorae genome has a segment encoding these proteins:
- a CDS encoding carbohydrate ABC transporter permease has product MKARKPWLTTIAVSVIAVFLLLPLLNTLMTSLKTTGDINSFPPKFTFAPTLEHYRNVMFAAGYDFTSYFKNSILLSVFTSLFVIVIALPSAYSVIRLGFSSGRLLTLSMALRLFPPIVFAIPYYLMFQYLGLLDTVTGLILINIFLNIPLGLILMVGFLQELPYEIEESAKIDGCNVYQILWKIILPLMAPGIASVAILAFIFSWNDYLFAVIISLNKATPVTLGSTMFITSWGIKWGDISAATVLSILPPLLFTFFAQRYLVSGLSMGAVKG; this is encoded by the coding sequence ATGAAAGCAAGAAAGCCGTGGCTTACAACGATCGCCGTCAGTGTAATCGCCGTGTTCCTGCTGCTCCCTTTGCTCAACACGCTGATGACCAGCTTGAAAACGACGGGCGACATTAATTCCTTCCCTCCGAAGTTTACGTTCGCTCCGACGCTGGAGCATTACCGAAATGTGATGTTCGCGGCGGGGTATGATTTTACAAGCTATTTTAAGAACAGCATCCTGCTGTCCGTGTTCACCAGTCTTTTTGTGATCGTGATCGCGCTGCCGTCTGCTTATTCCGTCATCAGGCTGGGCTTCAGTTCCGGAAGGCTTCTGACCCTTTCCATGGCGCTGAGACTGTTTCCGCCGATTGTATTTGCCATTCCCTACTATTTAATGTTTCAATATTTGGGACTGCTGGATACGGTCACCGGTTTGATTCTCATTAATATTTTCCTGAATATTCCGCTTGGGCTGATTTTAATGGTAGGATTTTTGCAGGAGCTGCCCTATGAGATTGAAGAATCTGCCAAAATCGACGGGTGCAACGTGTACCAGATTCTGTGGAAGATTATTCTTCCGCTGATGGCGCCGGGTATCGCCTCCGTGGCCATACTTGCGTTCATTTTTTCATGGAACGATTATTTATTTGCCGTTATTATATCTCTTAACAAGGCTACTCCCGTTACCCTGGGTTCGACGATGTTCATAACGAGCTGGGGAATTAAATGGGGAGATATTTCAGCCGCCACCGTATTATCGATACTGCCGCCGCTTCTGTTCACCTTCTTCGCCCAGCGTTATCTGGTCAGCGGATTGTCCATGGGTGCGGTTAAGGGCTGA
- a CDS encoding LacI family DNA-binding transcriptional regulator, translating to MKVTINDIAKMAGVSISTVSRVINNSKPVNEDVRMRVMEAIKQTQYRSGTPAGDGTKTDSALIGVIAPQFSQTVLNDMVAGIESVSRLYGFELLIGLTDGTLESELDHLKRFGSIESKGIIFVGSMLERRHVKTIEAAGIPCVVIGQISNIPSIPSVHVDNITASYEAVTHLIQKGHRRIAMIRGIGDSGIGNDRYQGFCQAMNDAGLPVRKDWVVKSELSVDDGMNAMRKLVETGEMPTAVFCSTDWMAIGAMNYVLDQGMRIPEDVAIFGFDGSYLSSIFRPKLSTVEYSATEIGMTATRSLIKMIKGASDIPQHSNVTHYLAIRESTK from the coding sequence ATGAAGGTAACGATTAATGATATTGCCAAAATGGCCGGAGTTTCCATCTCAACCGTCTCCAGAGTCATTAATAACAGCAAGCCGGTGAACGAGGATGTCCGGATGAGAGTAATGGAAGCCATCAAGCAGACCCAATACCGTTCCGGCACTCCCGCGGGCGATGGCACCAAGACCGATTCCGCATTGATTGGAGTCATTGCCCCCCAATTCAGCCAGACTGTGCTTAACGATATGGTGGCGGGCATCGAGTCGGTCTCCAGGCTGTACGGGTTCGAGCTGCTCATCGGGCTGACGGACGGAACGCTTGAAAGCGAGCTGGATCATTTGAAAAGATTCGGGAGCATCGAGTCGAAGGGGATTATTTTTGTCGGGTCCATGCTGGAAAGAAGGCATGTTAAAACGATTGAAGCGGCGGGCATCCCCTGCGTCGTGATCGGCCAAATTTCTAATATTCCATCCATTCCTTCCGTCCATGTGGATAATATTACCGCCTCATACGAAGCCGTGACCCATCTCATTCAAAAAGGACACCGCCGCATAGCCATGATCCGGGGAATAGGCGATTCGGGGATTGGAAACGACCGTTACCAAGGATTTTGCCAGGCGATGAACGATGCGGGACTTCCGGTCCGGAAGGACTGGGTTGTGAAGAGCGAGCTGTCCGTGGATGACGGGATGAACGCTATGCGCAAACTGGTGGAAACCGGCGAAATGCCAACCGCGGTATTCTGCTCAACGGACTGGATGGCGATCGGGGCGATGAATTATGTATTGGATCAAGGAATGCGAATTCCGGAGGACGTAGCTATATTCGGCTTTGACGGCAGTTATCTGTCGTCCATCTTCCGTCCCAAGCTCTCTACGGTGGAGTATTCCGCAACGGAAATCGGCATGACGGCTACCCGCAGCCTGATCAAAATGATTAAGGGGGCTTCAGATATCCCGCAGCATTCCAATGTAACGCATTATCTGGCGATTCGCGAAAGCACGAAGTGA
- a CDS encoding xanthine dehydrogenase family protein molybdopterin-binding subunit produces MKRKIDPRLTRGQGRYIADIHMDGALSAAFLRSTHAHANITEIDLEQARKLPGVVAVFGPDEAAELPCLPVVFPNPNLISVTQRPLDRTVHHVGEPVAMVIATSRYIAEDAVDLIKIKYEKLPAVSFLEDAARPGAPLAHRHMESNVAMSISQSIGNAHERMKEADVVVSHRFEIGRVSCLPIETRGLLAKWSHHQPEPMLEVYAATQSQHEMRKILSETFRISEHQVRVIAPDVGGAFGAKAPFYVEDMLVPWASLQVGAPVSWIEDRMEHMMSCIHEREQIHEATLGVTREGKIVAVIDKGLASTGAYVPWGVIVPIITSSLIPGPYRVTDYACDIDVFYTNTVPLAPYRGAGRPQAAMILNRLLDEAAHELNMDPLEIKRRNLIQADEFPYRTGLLSRDGKPQIYDSGNFPKLVETVKSEGEYAHWRQLQEEYRKQGRNVGIGTVVCIENTGFGNYEGATVRVEDTGEVTVFTGAATQGQGHETSLAQVAAEVLDVPLEKVIVREGDTSLFPYGTGTFASRIATIAGNAVYKAAQKVKQHALRLAAHELDVPESALELAGGYVRKKDEPGMHISLGALSHAAKGGAPGKTYDLPTDPMLEATDYFAPEGAAITSMSDMAVVEVEPETLQIKILHYLSVHDSGKLLNPLIVTGQYQGGISNGIGNALYEEIVYDREGQLLTSSLMDYLVPSSTEIPEMTIHHIETPSPLNPLGVKGAGESGSIPVLAVIQSAVQDALRHTGVKIHKIPVKPLYLKEQLSKAALEEDEVAIQ; encoded by the coding sequence ATGAAACGGAAAATTGATCCGCGATTGACGAGGGGACAGGGACGATATATCGCCGATATTCACATGGACGGAGCTCTGAGCGCGGCTTTTCTGCGCAGCACGCACGCACATGCCAATATTACGGAAATTGACCTGGAGCAGGCGAGAAAACTGCCGGGCGTGGTAGCGGTATTCGGCCCCGATGAGGCGGCGGAGCTCCCTTGCTTGCCTGTTGTGTTTCCCAATCCCAATTTGATATCCGTTACCCAGCGGCCGCTTGACAGAACCGTTCACCATGTAGGCGAGCCGGTTGCCATGGTAATCGCAACCTCCAGATATATAGCCGAAGACGCAGTCGACCTGATCAAAATCAAATATGAGAAGCTCCCTGCCGTTTCCTTTCTGGAAGACGCCGCGCGTCCCGGAGCGCCGCTGGCCCATCGGCATATGGAATCCAATGTGGCGATGAGCATCAGTCAGTCGATCGGCAACGCCCATGAGAGAATGAAGGAGGCCGATGTCGTCGTCAGCCACCGGTTTGAAATCGGCCGGGTGAGCTGTCTGCCGATTGAGACGCGCGGACTGCTCGCGAAGTGGAGCCATCACCAGCCGGAACCTATGCTGGAAGTGTATGCCGCGACGCAGAGCCAGCATGAAATGCGCAAAATTCTGTCGGAAACGTTCCGGATCTCGGAACATCAAGTTCGGGTCATTGCCCCGGATGTCGGAGGCGCTTTTGGCGCCAAGGCTCCGTTCTACGTGGAGGACATGCTTGTTCCCTGGGCGTCGCTTCAGGTGGGCGCGCCGGTAAGCTGGATCGAAGACCGGATGGAGCATATGATGAGCTGCATTCATGAGCGCGAACAGATTCATGAGGCTACGCTCGGCGTAACCCGGGAAGGCAAGATTGTGGCGGTAATCGATAAAGGTCTGGCGAGCACGGGTGCATACGTGCCCTGGGGCGTTATCGTTCCCATCATTACATCTTCATTAATCCCCGGCCCGTACCGCGTGACCGACTATGCCTGCGATATCGACGTCTTCTATACGAATACGGTCCCCCTCGCGCCATACCGGGGAGCCGGAAGACCGCAGGCGGCCATGATTCTGAACCGGTTGCTGGATGAGGCGGCCCATGAACTGAATATGGACCCGCTTGAAATTAAACGCCGTAATCTGATTCAGGCGGATGAATTTCCTTACCGCACCGGTCTTTTATCCAGAGACGGAAAGCCCCAGATTTACGATAGCGGCAATTTTCCCAAGCTTGTGGAAACCGTTAAGTCGGAAGGGGAGTACGCGCATTGGCGCCAGCTTCAGGAAGAGTACCGGAAGCAGGGCAGAAATGTCGGAATCGGCACGGTCGTCTGTATCGAGAACACCGGCTTCGGCAATTATGAAGGGGCGACTGTCCGCGTGGAGGATACGGGCGAAGTGACGGTGTTTACAGGCGCCGCGACCCAGGGGCAGGGACATGAAACGTCTCTAGCCCAGGTTGCGGCTGAAGTGCTGGATGTCCCGCTTGAGAAGGTGATCGTCCGGGAAGGCGACACAAGCCTCTTTCCTTATGGTACCGGTACATTCGCCAGCAGGATTGCGACCATTGCGGGCAACGCGGTGTACAAGGCTGCCCAGAAAGTCAAGCAGCATGCGCTCCGGCTCGCTGCGCATGAGCTGGATGTTCCGGAAAGCGCACTGGAGTTGGCCGGAGGATATGTCCGCAAAAAAGACGAGCCCGGTATGCACATTTCACTGGGAGCCTTGTCCCATGCGGCGAAGGGAGGCGCTCCAGGTAAAACCTACGATCTTCCAACCGATCCGATGCTGGAGGCAACCGATTATTTTGCTCCCGAAGGTGCAGCCATTACGTCGATGTCCGATATGGCCGTCGTCGAGGTGGAGCCCGAGACGCTGCAAATCAAGATTTTGCATTACTTATCGGTCCACGACAGCGGCAAGCTGCTTAATCCGCTGATTGTAACCGGGCAGTATCAGGGCGGCATATCGAACGGAATCGGCAACGCCTTGTATGAAGAAATTGTCTACGACCGGGAAGGGCAGCTTCTTACGAGCAGCCTGATGGATTACCTTGTCCCTTCTTCCACGGAAATTCCGGAAATGACGATTCATCATATTGAAACGCCATCTCCGCTGAATCCGCTTGGCGTCAAAGGAGCGGGCGAAAGCGGGTCGATACCGGTTCTCGCCGTCATCCAGTCGGCCGTTCAGGATGCGCTGCGGCACACCGGCGTCAAAATTCATAAAATTCCTGTTAAGCCTTTGTATCTGAAGGAGCAACTGAGCAAAGCGGCGTTAGAAGAAGACGAAGTTGCGATTCAATAA
- a CDS encoding glycoside hydrolase family 13 protein — translation MERIWWKEAVAYQIYPRSFMDGNGDGIGDLRGIISKLDYLKNLGIDVIWICPIYKSPNDDNGYDISDYHDIMDEFGTMGDFDELLEEVHRREMKLIMDLVINHTSDEHPWFIESRSSKDNPKRDYYIWADPKDGAEPNNWDSIFGGSIWEYDMVTDQYFMHVFSKRQPDLNWENPDVRQDLYEMVNWWLDKGIDGFRIDAISHIKKLAGFPDLPNPEGLRYVSAFAGHMNLEGIHDFLQELKEETFDKYDIMTVGEASGVTAGDADQWVSKEKGKFNMVFQFNHMHLWDKSLESGFDLITFKKVLTEWQKALEGTGWNALFMENHDKPRSVSTYGDDGSLRVQSAKALATMYFLMQGTPFIYQGQEIGMTNVQFQSIDDYDDVHMKNWYRLEREEGKEHEDLMPVIWTNGRDNSRTPMQWNAGEQAGFTEGTPWMKVNPNYKEINVESELANPDSIYHYYKKMIHLRKSNPVAVYGVYDLILPKNKQIYAYTRTLEDDQLLIITNLFAEEALFHLPKAVRYSSVELLLSSYEAPAGGSIRTIHLKPYEARVYRLHGKTL, via the coding sequence TTGGAGCGAATTTGGTGGAAAGAAGCGGTGGCCTATCAAATATATCCCCGCAGTTTTATGGACGGCAACGGAGATGGAATCGGCGATTTGCGGGGAATTATCAGCAAACTGGATTATCTGAAAAATTTGGGGATCGACGTGATCTGGATCTGCCCGATCTACAAGTCGCCCAATGACGATAACGGGTACGATATCTCGGATTATCATGACATTATGGACGAGTTCGGCACGATGGGGGATTTCGACGAGCTGCTGGAGGAAGTTCACCGCAGAGAGATGAAACTCATCATGGATCTGGTGATCAACCACACCTCGGACGAGCATCCCTGGTTCATCGAATCGCGGTCAAGCAAAGACAACCCGAAACGGGATTACTATATATGGGCCGACCCGAAAGACGGCGCGGAGCCGAACAACTGGGACAGCATCTTTGGCGGGTCGATCTGGGAATATGACATGGTTACGGACCAGTATTTTATGCATGTGTTCTCCAAGAGGCAGCCGGATCTCAACTGGGAGAATCCCGATGTACGCCAGGATTTGTACGAAATGGTCAACTGGTGGCTGGATAAAGGCATCGACGGTTTCCGTATCGACGCCATCTCGCATATCAAGAAGCTGGCCGGATTTCCCGATCTGCCGAACCCGGAAGGATTGCGCTATGTGAGCGCCTTTGCCGGACATATGAACCTCGAGGGCATCCACGATTTTCTGCAGGAATTGAAAGAGGAAACATTTGACAAGTACGACATCATGACCGTCGGGGAAGCGAGCGGCGTTACGGCAGGGGACGCGGATCAGTGGGTAAGCAAGGAAAAAGGCAAGTTCAACATGGTGTTCCAATTTAATCATATGCATCTTTGGGATAAAAGCCTGGAGAGCGGGTTCGACCTGATCACCTTCAAGAAGGTGCTGACCGAATGGCAAAAAGCGCTCGAAGGCACCGGCTGGAACGCCCTTTTCATGGAGAACCATGATAAACCCCGCTCGGTCTCCACTTATGGCGATGACGGATCGCTGCGGGTGCAGTCGGCCAAGGCGCTGGCGACGATGTATTTCCTGATGCAGGGCACTCCCTTCATCTATCAAGGCCAGGAAATCGGTATGACGAACGTGCAATTTCAGTCGATCGACGATTATGACGATGTGCATATGAAGAACTGGTACCGGCTGGAAAGAGAAGAAGGCAAGGAACATGAAGATCTGATGCCCGTGATCTGGACCAATGGCCGGGATAACTCCCGAACGCCGATGCAGTGGAATGCCGGGGAGCAGGCGGGATTTACGGAGGGGACGCCATGGATGAAGGTGAACCCGAACTACAAGGAAATCAATGTGGAAAGCGAGCTTGCGAATCCCGATTCAATCTACCATTATTACAAGAAGATGATCCATCTACGCAAAAGCAACCCGGTCGCCGTCTACGGCGTCTATGATCTGATCCTGCCGAAGAACAAGCAAATATACGCGTATACCCGAACGCTTGAGGATGACCAGTTGCTGATCATCACCAACCTGTTCGCGGAAGAGGCGCTGTTCCACCTGCCTAAAGCTGTCCGTTACAGCTCTGTTGAGCTGCTCCTCTCGAGCTATGAGGCTCCTGCGGGGGGCAGCATCCGGACGATCCACCTGAAGCCGTACGAGGCCAGGGTGTACCGGCTTCATGGCAAGACTTTGTAA
- a CDS encoding carbohydrate ABC transporter permease, with translation MVYSEKAAKWVLSFPLLLFWVVMVVFPAGYAIYLSLHDVSMGQGMSSFSGFGNYLEILRDADFWHSIGFTLEFALITTVLELVFGFLLALLFNRSFPGKRPLLSMVLLPIMVAPSLMGIMFRLILNENNGVATYFLSLLHIQVNLFDPDLVVPLMIVLDIMQWVPFTFLIIYSGLQGVDPGLYEAASVDGASYWRTVLQIILPVIAPIFFIAAFLRGIDAFRTFDVIYVLTNGGPGNITKTASIYIYEAAFKSGQIGQAASASVIVAVFLLLLIPFFVKRLSK, from the coding sequence ATGGTCTATTCGGAAAAGGCGGCAAAGTGGGTCCTGTCGTTTCCCCTGCTGTTATTCTGGGTTGTCATGGTTGTATTCCCGGCGGGATATGCGATTTACTTAAGTCTTCACGATGTATCCATGGGCCAGGGGATGTCCTCTTTTTCCGGGTTCGGCAATTATCTGGAAATTTTGCGGGATGCCGACTTTTGGCACTCCATCGGCTTTACCCTTGAGTTTGCTCTGATTACCACGGTTCTTGAGCTTGTTTTCGGATTTTTGCTCGCGCTGCTGTTTAACCGGTCGTTTCCCGGGAAGCGTCCGCTTCTGAGCATGGTGCTGCTGCCGATTATGGTCGCGCCTTCGCTGATGGGAATTATGTTCCGTCTGATTCTGAACGAGAACAACGGTGTCGCTACTTATTTTCTATCGCTGCTGCATATCCAGGTCAATCTGTTTGATCCTGATCTCGTTGTGCCGCTGATGATCGTTCTGGACATTATGCAGTGGGTCCCGTTTACGTTTCTGATCATCTATTCCGGTCTGCAGGGTGTCGATCCTGGACTCTATGAGGCCGCCTCGGTGGACGGTGCTTCATACTGGAGAACTGTTTTGCAGATTATTCTTCCAGTTATTGCACCCATTTTCTTTATCGCGGCGTTTCTGCGGGGAATCGATGCGTTCCGTACGTTCGACGTCATTTATGTCTTGACGAACGGCGGTCCCGGCAATATCACGAAGACGGCCAGCATCTATATCTATGAAGCGGCGTTCAAATCCGGCCAAATCGGTCAGGCGGCCTCCGCCTCCGTCATTGTTGCCGTATTCCTGCTGCTGCTCATTCCGTTCTTCGTGAAGAGATTATCCAAATAA
- a CDS encoding beta-glucosidase family protein, whose protein sequence is MSTLAETWLGQLTLDEKIGLCAGEDLWRTRAVDRLGIPSLSMNDGPHGVRKEQDGTLLGLSKPATCFPTSSGLASSWDIELMEQIGVNLGQECRQLDVQILLGPGINMKRSPLCGRNFEYYSEDPFLAGEMAAAFIRGVQSRNIGTSLKHFACYNTEFERMTISSEVDERAMREIYLAAFERVVKKAEPWSIMSSYNKVNGTYASENRFLLTDILRGEWKFSGFVMSDWLAVNDRVKALQAGLDLEMPGPALSNGMKLKEAWQSGELAEETLDRAVLNVLSAVEKSLGSAGSAPDDLDWSFEQAHRLARTAAEESMVLLKNDNRLLPLEPSRLPSIAIIGRNAKYPIIQGGGSSNINPSCLEIPFDEIGKMLAPGTQAFYADGYGEDGEVNHELISEAVRAALQAEVVLLFAGSTELEGNDRESMDLPAGHSALLKAVASVHKSCVVVLNNGSAVDMRGWIADASAVLEAWLPGQAGGSAMARLLFGAVNPSGKLAETFPMKLSDNPSYLNFPGDSGKTVYGEGLFIGYRYYDRKEIQPLFPFGYGLSYTSFDYTDLEVARKPNEGDFVVSVRVTNTGSRHGKEIVQLYVTDPDCELVRPDRELKGFAKVELAPGETQTVTLQLEKRDFSYYHPASGSWTADSGDFVLSIGASSRDIRLSTRLHIEFAGKTEITLDSNSLLKQWLATEQGLQAVRYLAEHVAEDENLKETILAGKLRGFFLEMPLWRFIKLLSKDGTAKRWSGRMMEELFGL, encoded by the coding sequence ATGAGTACACTGGCGGAAACTTGGCTTGGACAACTAACGTTGGACGAGAAAATCGGTTTGTGCGCGGGAGAAGATTTGTGGAGAACGAGAGCCGTTGATCGGCTTGGCATACCATCGCTCAGCATGAATGATGGCCCTCATGGAGTGAGGAAGGAACAGGACGGCACGCTGCTTGGCCTCAGCAAGCCGGCCACCTGTTTCCCGACTTCGTCCGGACTGGCCTCTTCCTGGGATATCGAGCTTATGGAACAGATCGGCGTGAATCTGGGACAGGAATGCAGGCAGCTGGACGTTCAAATCTTGCTGGGACCCGGCATTAACATGAAGCGCTCGCCTCTATGCGGCCGGAATTTTGAATACTATTCGGAAGACCCCTTCCTTGCGGGGGAAATGGCCGCGGCGTTCATCAGAGGGGTTCAGAGCCGGAACATCGGCACGTCGCTCAAGCATTTTGCCTGCTACAATACCGAATTCGAGCGGATGACGATCAGTTCCGAAGTGGATGAACGCGCGATGAGGGAGATTTATTTGGCTGCCTTTGAGCGTGTGGTCAAGAAAGCCGAGCCTTGGTCGATTATGAGCTCCTACAATAAAGTAAACGGAACCTACGCTTCGGAGAACCGGTTCTTGCTGACGGATATTCTTCGGGGCGAATGGAAATTCAGCGGGTTCGTCATGTCTGACTGGCTGGCGGTTAATGACCGGGTAAAAGCTCTTCAGGCCGGACTCGACTTGGAGATGCCAGGGCCTGCCCTATCGAATGGTATGAAGCTCAAAGAAGCCTGGCAGTCGGGCGAGCTTGCCGAGGAAACACTGGATCGGGCGGTTCTGAATGTGCTGTCGGCTGTGGAGAAAAGCCTCGGGAGCGCCGGGTCCGCTCCTGACGATCTTGACTGGAGCTTTGAGCAAGCCCACCGGCTTGCCCGGACAGCGGCGGAAGAGAGCATGGTGCTGCTCAAGAACGACAATCGCCTTCTGCCGCTTGAGCCGTCCAGGCTGCCTTCAATCGCAATTATCGGGAGAAATGCGAAGTATCCAATAATTCAGGGCGGAGGCAGTTCCAATATCAATCCGTCCTGTCTGGAAATTCCTTTCGATGAAATTGGGAAAATGCTGGCCCCCGGTACGCAGGCTTTCTATGCGGATGGCTACGGTGAAGATGGCGAGGTTAACCACGAGCTGATTTCCGAAGCGGTTCGAGCCGCCCTTCAGGCTGAAGTCGTGCTTCTGTTTGCGGGCAGCACGGAGCTTGAAGGAAACGACCGGGAGAGCATGGATTTGCCCGCCGGACATTCGGCGCTGCTGAAAGCCGTCGCGTCCGTCCACAAGTCCTGCGTTGTTGTTCTGAACAACGGGTCTGCTGTAGATATGCGCGGGTGGATTGCTGACGCGTCTGCTGTCCTTGAGGCGTGGCTTCCCGGACAGGCAGGCGGCAGCGCCATGGCGCGTCTGTTGTTTGGGGCGGTGAATCCTTCCGGTAAACTGGCGGAGACGTTCCCGATGAAGCTGTCCGATAATCCGTCTTATCTGAATTTCCCCGGAGATAGTGGCAAGACGGTGTATGGCGAAGGCTTATTTATCGGATACCGTTACTATGACCGCAAGGAAATACAGCCTCTTTTCCCGTTCGGATACGGCTTGTCCTACACGAGCTTTGACTATACGGATCTTGAGGTCGCCCGGAAACCGAATGAAGGCGACTTCGTCGTATCGGTCAGGGTAACCAATACAGGGAGCAGACACGGTAAAGAAATTGTCCAGTTGTACGTCACAGACCCGGACTGCGAGCTGGTTCGCCCGGACCGGGAATTGAAAGGATTTGCGAAGGTCGAACTCGCGCCAGGCGAAACGCAGACCGTCACGCTGCAATTGGAGAAGCGCGACTTTTCTTATTATCATCCGGCTTCAGGAAGCTGGACGGCCGACAGTGGAGACTTTGTTCTGTCTATCGGCGCTTCTTCGCGAGACATTCGCTTGTCCACGCGCCTGCATATTGAATTCGCCGGTAAGACCGAAATAACGCTTGACTCAAACAGCCTGCTGAAGCAATGGCTTGCGACTGAGCAAGGCTTGCAGGCTGTCCGCTACTTGGCTGAGCATGTTGCGGAAGATGAGAACCTGAAAGAGACGATTCTGGCCGGAAAGCTGAGAGGCTTTTTCCTGGAGATGCCATTGTGGAGATTTATCAAGCTCCTGTCCAAGGACGGAACGGCGAAGCGCTGGTCCGGCCGGATGATGGAAGAGCTATTCGGTCTATAG
- a CDS encoding ABC transporter substrate-binding protein: protein MKGLLTRCVTLALSLTVVLAGCGSNQDSSTDAGGASGGSGQSGTSKVSMVYWPGPESDAMQKVVDAYNSGQGKTDGVNVEMVLLSRDGTYEKEAAMMSSKSDEVDMYFTASYIIGQHAPSLDALDGKVNTDGYLKSSVDSLRMNNETLAIPMDVSNHFLLYRQDLIDKLLSDSAWKSKYGEVSQKVLGQTLEPKDPKDWTWDDFIAAAAFFSQEYNPDSPTKYGTALQMKNLIFNVMIWDDFLWSSGGSWLDESGKPQLNSDAAKKAMGIYSTIYNGKMTSPNSTVAEYPETQAALQSGNAAFAVQWGAAYDELNDPARSPNIAGKIAVAPIPGEHKTHVHALGVGLNKYAKNKEAALKWMNYLTTKDAMQIYADGGGIPPIAEVLNGLGEKKPVLPLIAEHVDKYGYSTPIIAETQPIMLKLAEDLSGAWAGKDDIGKALEKAQTDVTETLSK from the coding sequence ATGAAAGGTTTATTAACTCGTTGTGTTACTTTGGCATTGTCTTTGACCGTCGTTTTGGCGGGCTGCGGCTCGAATCAGGACAGTTCGACCGATGCGGGCGGCGCTTCCGGTGGAAGCGGACAATCGGGAACGTCCAAGGTGTCCATGGTGTATTGGCCGGGACCGGAGAGCGACGCCATGCAAAAAGTGGTGGACGCTTATAATAGCGGGCAGGGCAAGACCGACGGCGTGAATGTCGAGATGGTGCTGCTGAGCCGTGACGGAACTTACGAGAAGGAAGCGGCCATGATGAGCTCCAAATCGGATGAAGTGGATATGTACTTTACCGCAAGCTATATTATCGGCCAGCATGCGCCAAGTCTGGATGCCCTGGACGGCAAGGTGAACACGGACGGTTATTTGAAATCCTCGGTCGACTCCCTGCGAATGAATAACGAGACCCTGGCGATTCCGATGGATGTCAGCAACCATTTCCTGCTGTACCGCCAGGATCTGATCGATAAATTGCTGAGCGATTCCGCTTGGAAGAGCAAATATGGCGAAGTCAGCCAAAAGGTGCTGGGCCAAACCCTTGAGCCCAAAGATCCGAAGGACTGGACATGGGATGACTTTATTGCGGCCGCGGCGTTCTTCAGCCAGGAGTACAATCCGGATTCCCCGACGAAATACGGAACCGCGCTGCAAATGAAGAACCTGATTTTCAATGTGATGATATGGGACGACTTCCTTTGGTCAAGCGGCGGTTCCTGGCTTGATGAGAGCGGCAAGCCGCAGCTCAATTCCGATGCAGCCAAGAAAGCGATGGGTATTTACTCGACCATTTATAACGGTAAAATGACGTCCCCGAACTCGACCGTTGCGGAGTACCCCGAAACCCAAGCGGCCCTGCAATCGGGCAACGCGGCCTTTGCCGTTCAATGGGGAGCGGCGTATGACGAACTGAACGATCCGGCGCGTTCTCCGAATATTGCGGGCAAAATTGCGGTCGCGCCGATTCCGGGCGAGCATAAAACGCATGTTCACGCCCTCGGGGTGGGACTGAACAAATACGCCAAGAACAAGGAAGCCGCACTGAAATGGATGAATTATTTGACGACGAAGGACGCCATGCAAATCTATGCCGATGGCGGCGGGATTCCTCCGATTGCGGAAGTGCTGAACGGTCTGGGCGAGAAGAAGCCGGTGCTGCCGCTCATCGCTGAGCATGTGGATAAATACGGTTATTCCACACCGATTATTGCCGAAACCCAGCCGATCATGCTGAAGCTGGCCGAAGATTTGAGCGGAGCCTGGGCAGGAAAGGACGATATCGGAAAAGCGCTTGAAAAAGCGCAGACCGATGTAACCGAGACTTTGTCCAAGTAA